Part of the Nocardia farcinica genome, GTCACACTGCTGTTGCGGGTGCGCGGCAACACCCCCGCCGAGAAGCGCGCGCTGGCCCGCAGGCGCGAGTTCGACGCCTTCGTCGCGGGCCTGGTCGCGGCGGCGGGCGAGGAGGGCGATCTGCACACCGATGTCGATCCCGCCCTGGCCAGCCGGCTGATCTGGGGCATGATCAACTCCATCGTGGAGTGGTACCGCCCGCGCGGGGAGAACTCCGCCGACGAGATCGCCGACGCCGTGGTCGCCATCGTCTTCGACGGCCTGCGCCGCTCCGGCCCGGCCACCGGCTGACCCCCGACCTTGACATGCGCGCGGCTCTCCCGGATGGTAATTACCGACCGAATGTTCAGTTGAACGGAGAGCTGATGAGCGAACTGCTGCAAAGCTACGTGGGGGGCCGCTGGGTCACCCCGCCCGACGAGGGCACCCCGTTGCTCAGCGCCGTCGACGGCAGCGTGGTGGCTCGCCTCTCGTCGACCGGCGTCGATCGGGCGCACATGGTCGATCACGCCCGCACCGTCGGCGGCCCGGCGCTGGCCGCGCTCACCTTCCACGAACGCGCCGCCCGGCTCAAGGCGCTGGGCAAGTACCTGCTCGAGCACAAGGCCGAGCTGTACGCGATCTCCGCGCACACCGGCGCGACCGAGCGCGATTCGGCCGTCGACATCGACGGTGGCGCGGGCACCCTGCTCAGCTACGCGAGCAAGGCCACCCGCGAACTGCCCAACGACACCGTGTATCTGGACGGCGGCGTGGAGCGCCTCGGCCGCAAGGGCACCTTCGCCGGTCAGCACATCTACACCGCGCGCCGCGGCGTCGCCGTGCAGATCAACGCCTTCAACTTCCCGGTCTGGGGTTTCCTGGAGAAGCTCGCTCCGGCGTTCATCGCCGGCGTGCCTTCCCTCGTCAAGCCGGCCGGCCAGACCGCCTACCTCACCGAGGCGGCGTTCCGCTTGATCATCGAGTCCGGGCTGCTGCCGGAGGGCTCGGTGCAACTGCTGTGCGGCAGCGCCGGTGACCTGCTCGACCACCTCGGTGGGCAGGACTCGGTGGCGTTCACCGGTTCGGCCGAGACCGCCGCACTGCTGCGCGCGCACCCGGTGGTGGTGCGCGAGGCGGTGCGGTTCACCGCCGAGGCCGACTCGCTCAATGCCTCGATCCTGGGCGCCGATGTCACGCCCGGCTCCCCCGAGTTCGAGTTGTTCGTCGGCCAGCTGGTCACCGAGATGACGGTGAAAGCGGGCCAGAAGTGCACCGCGATCCGGCGGGCCCTGGTGCCGGAACCGATGGTCGACGCCGTGGTGGACGCGGTGCGGGAGCGGCTGGCCCGGGTGGTCGTTGGCGCCCCCGGCGCCGACGGGGTCACGATGGGCGCCCTGGCCGGGATCGATCAGCGCGAGGAGGTCCGCAAGGCGGTGCGGGCGCTGACCAAGAGCGCGCAGATCGTCTTCGGTGATCCGGAGTCCGTGACCGTCGTCGGGGCCGACGCCGCCACCGGCGCGTTCCTGTCGCCGATCCTGCTGCGCTGCGACGACCGCGAGGCCGTCGAACCGCACGAGGTCGAGGCGTTCGGGCCGGTGAGCACCGTGCTCGGCTACCGCGACACCGCCGACGCGATCGCACTGGCCGCACGCGGCAAGGGCAGCCTGGTCGCCTCGGTCGTCACCGGCGACACGGCCGTCGCGCGCGAGATCGTGCTCGGCCTGGCCCCCTATCACGGGCGGGTGCTCGTTCTCGACACCGTCGACGCCCGGGAGTCCACCGGGCACGGTTCCCCGCTGCCCACGCTCGTGCACGGCGGACCGGGCCGGGCGGGCGGCGGCGAGGAGCTCGGCGGCATCCGCGGCGTCCTGCACCACATGCAGCGCACCGCCGTGCAGGGCAGCCCCGCGGTCCTCACCGCGGTCGGACGGCGCTGGGTCACCGGTGCCGACCAGGTGCGCGGCGACGTGCACCCGTTCCGCAAGGACCTCGGACAGCTGAAACTCGGCGACACCATCGTGGCGGGCCCGCGCCGGGTCACCCTCGACGACATCGGCCACTTCGCCGAGTTCACCGGCGACACCTTCTACGCCCACACCGATCCCGAGGCGGCCGCAGCCAACCCGCTCTTCGGCGGCATCGTCGCGCACGGCTACCTGGTGGTGTCGCTGGCGGCCGGATTGTTCGTCGACCCCGCCCCGGGCCCGGTGCTGGCGAATTTCGGCGTCGACAATCTGCGGTTCCTCACCCCGGTCAAGGCCGAGGACGAACTGACCGTCACGCTCACCGCCAAGCAGATCACCCCGCGCACCAGCGCCGCCTACGGCGAGGTCCGCTGGGACGCCACCGTCACCAACCAGAACGACGAGGCCGTCGCCACCTACGACGTGCTCACGCTCGTCGCCAAGCCCGAGGGAGAAACCAAGTGAGCTACCAGATCTCGGTCTGCTACGGCACGCCCGACGACCCGGCGGCCTTCGACGAGTACTACCGCACCACGCACGTGCCGCTGGCCGCGAAGGTGCCCGGCCTGGCCGGGCTCAGCTGGGGCAAGTGCCGCTCGCTGGACGGCTCGGAGCCGCAGTTCTACGCGGTGGCGCAGCTGCGCTTCGCCACCGAGGCCGACCTCCAGCAGGCGCTGGCCTCGCCGGAGATGAAGGCCGCGGGCAAGGATGTGCGCAACTTCGCCACCGGCGGCGCCAGCATGTTCGTCCAGCAGCTGGAATCTCCCCTGTCCTGAATGATGGTGCGGTGGGCGCGGTCTCGTCCCGCGCCTACCGCCCGCACCGTGAGGAGCCCGTATGACCACGGTCGACGAGTCGGCCACCGCCCACGCCCGGCAGATGTTCGCCGACGACCTCGCCTCGCGTGCGCTCGGCATCGAGATCGTCGCGCTGAGCCCCGGCCATGCCACCGCGACGATGACCGTGTCCGACCGGATGGTCAACGGTCACGGCATCACCCACGGCGGCTACGTCTTCCTGCTCGCCGACACCACCTTCGCGCTGGCGTGCAACAGCCACGGTCGCGCCGCCGTCGCCGCCCGCGCCGACATCCGCTACCTGCGGCCCACCCGGGCCGGGGAACTGCTCACCGCCACGGCGGTGGAGCGCGCCGTATTCGGCCGCAACGGAATCTACGACGTCACGGTCACCGATGCGGCGGGCCGGACCGTGGCGGAATTCCGCGGGGACAGTCGCGTGATCGCGAACTGAGCGCGCACGAACCCGTCCCCTTTTCCACCGTTATTTCTACCGCTGCGTTCCCGTCGACGCCGCGGTATCGAAGTCGAATTCGGCGATTCTGCGGGCGGCGTCGCGTAACGCCTCGATCAGCGGTGAGCTGTCCTCGGCGCGCGTGCACAGGCACAGCGACGCCGGTTCCACGTCCCGTACCGGCACGAACACCACATCGGGGTGCCGGTGGGTGTCCTGGACGAATTTGCTGGTGATCGAGATGGCCACGCCGGTGGCGACGACCTCGAGCAGTTCGTCGATCGTGCGCACCGACGGCCCGTAGACGACCGGCCTGCCACTGGGGCGCGGATCGCAGGCCCACCAGCGCACCCATTCCCGGTCCGCCTCGTGGTCGGTCAGGTGCGGCTCGCCGTCGAGTTCGTCGACCGATATCGAATCCCGGTCCGCGAGCCGGTGCGCGACGGGCAGCGCGACCACCCGCGGCTCCTTGCACAGCACATCCAGGCGCAAGCCGCCCGCGTCGGCCACCGGTGGACGCATCAGCGAGGCGTCCACCTTGCCGTCCCGCACCGCCGACGCCTGCTCCGCCCAGCCCAGCTCCACCAATTCGATGGTGGCGACGCCGGATTCGCGTCGCACCAGATCCAGCAACGGTCTCGTGCGGGTCGCCAGGGCGGCGGTCATGAAGCCGATGCGCAGCGTCTCCCCCTCGGCCCGCACCGCCCCCACCGCACGCTGGGCCGCCGCGAGCGCCGCCCGCGCCTCGGGCAGGAATCGGCGCCCGGCCGGGGTGGGTTGCAGTGGATGCACCGAGCGGTCGATCAGCTCGACGCCGAGTTTCTGCTCGAGCTTGCGGATCTGCTGGCTCAGGGCCGGGGTGCTGATGTAGAGCCGCTGCGCGGCGCGCCCGAAATGGCCTTCGTCGAGCACCGTCACCAGATACGAGACCAGACGCAGGTTCAGGTCGACCACGACAGCCTCTCTCGCCGTGGCCAGCGACACCGCTGGCCTGTACCGATAAGCAGAAGGTTAACACCTCCCCCGAGGAATGTAATGGACATCACGTTCCTGCCGGGCGAGATTGGAAGCGTCTCGCACAGCCCCGCGAGAAATGCGCGGCGAATTCGCTGCACGCGCATCCGATCCGGTCGAATGTACCCGGCCGATCGATTTCCCGTTTCACCTCGAGAGGACCATCGCAGTGACCATCTCGGCACCCGTCGGCCCCACGTTCTGGATGCAGAATCCCGGCACCACCCCGAAAGGCGCGCGCAAGGAATTCGTCGACCCCGACGATATTCCGTGGACCGATTGGCTCATGCCCGGCACCCGATTCAAGCTGCTGTACGCGAACCTGGCCACCGGCGCCTTCACCGTGATCCTGCGGGTGGACCCGGGCGTGACGGCCACCCCGCATTGGCACCTGGGCACCGCACAGGCTTTCCTGCTCGAGGGCGGATTCCATTACGACCCCGACGATCCGGGCCGCGCGGGCACCTACACCTGTGAGGTCGCCGGCGCGGTCCACCAACCGGTCTCCCCCACCGGCACCACCATGCTGGCCTTCGTGGACGGCCCCATCGCCGGCTACCTGCCCGACGGCACCCTCGGTGTCGTCGCCGACGCCCGCCTGCACTACTACATGGCCCGCGACAACAACGCCGTCGCCCACACCCAGGTCGTCGACTACGCCACCGACCCCTCGCTGACCCTGCACGACGGGGCGCCGACCAGCGAGCGCACCCCGCGGTGAGCGATCGGAAGACACCCATGCTGCAGATATCCACCCCCGAACGGGCCGTTGTCACCGGTGCCGCGTCCGGGATCGGGCTCGCCATCGCCGAGCAGCTCATCGCGGCGGGCGGACGGGTGCTCGCGTTCGATCTGGACGGCGACGGGCTGGCCGCGGCGGCCGAGAAGTACGGCCGGGCGTATGTGCCGCACGTCGGCAGCGTCACCGACACCGACGAGGTGCGGGCGGCGGTCGGCAAGGCCGAGGCCGAGCTCGGCGGGATCGACAGCCTGTTCAACGTGGCGGGCGGGCTGCGGCCCGCGCCGATCGTCGGGCTCGCCGAGGACGACTGGGATTTCACCGTCGACGTCGTGCTGCGCAGCGTCTACCTGTGCACGAAATACGTGGCCGACAGCATGATCCGCGCGGGCAACGGCGGCTCGATCGTCAACATCGCCTCGGTCAACGCGCACATCCCGCTCTACGGCGGCAGCGCCTACGCCGCGGGGAAGGCGGGCGCGGACATGTTCGCCAAGAACGCCGCCCTCGAACTGGGCAGGCACGGCATCCGGGTGAACTCCGTGCTGCCCGGCCTGGTGCAGACCCCGATGGCCGGGTTCATCCTCGGCAACGACCAGATCATGCGCGAATTCCGCGCCAACGCCGTGTTGAAGCGGCCCGCGCAACCCGCCGAGCTGGCCGCTCCGGCGGTGTTCCTCGCCAGCAGCGCCGCCGGTTACATCACCGGCGCGAGCCTGGTGGTGGACGGCGGATACGAAATCGGCAGCTACCCCGACCTCAGCACCCACCTCTAGGAGAACGACGATGACCACCCTGCAGCATCACAGCACCGCCGCCCCGCGCACCTCCTACGAGGAGGAACTCGTCCACATGATGGACGACATCGACGCCCTGATCGAGAAGCAGACCGTCCCGCTCTACCGCAAGATCCTCATCAACTACCGCAGGCACGCCCTGCTCGAGGTGTCGGGCCGCTACGACGAACTGCTCCAGCCGGAGATGACCGTCGCCCACCCGCGCTACCGGATCTTCGAAGGCGGCCAGGGCGTCATCCTCGACGGAATGGACCAGGTCCGCGGCTTCTATCGGTCGCTGGCCGAGCTGGACATGCTGGTGATGTGGACCGGCCGCCAGCGGATCGCCGTCGGCGACCACGGCTTCGCCGGAGAGGCGGAATTCAGCCAGTTCGTGCCCGGAAAGATGCTCGGCGACAACGTCTTCGCCTCGATGGACGACGCCGCCGCCAAGACGGACTCCGGCTACGATCCCGACGCCTACTACCTGGTCCGGCGCACCCTGGCCTTCGTCTGGCCCTACGACGAGACCGGCCGGATGGTCGGTGAACACGTCTACGAGGACACCAACTCCAAGACGGTGACCCGTGTCGACACCGCCGAGGTCATCACCGGCGCCCGCGCGGCCGAACTGCTCGCCCCGCTCATCGAGAAGTACGAGCTACCCGCCTGAGCGTACGACGGCGGACGCCGGCGCGGCCCCGAACCAGACCCGGTTCGGGGCCGCGCCCGCTCGCCGCCTGCTCACCCCCGGACGGCGACCGCATCCCCTTCGAGCAGCATGCTCGGCAGCGCCGACGCCGAAATCGGCGAACGCGCCGCGACTGTGGCACCCTCACACCAGCGATTCCCGCCACGCGGCATGGAGGCCCGCGAATCGCCCGTCACCCGCGATCAGCTCGGCGGGCGTGCCGTCCTCGACGACGCGGCCGTTCTCCAGCACCAGCACCCGGTCGGCGATGGCGACGGTCGACAGGCGGTGCGCGATGATCACCGCGGTGCGCTCGCGCAGCACGGTTTCCAGTGCGCGCTGCACCAGACGCTCCCCGGGGATGTCCAGGCTCGAGGTGGCCTCGTCGAGCACGATCACCGCCGGATCGGCCAGGAACACCCGGGCGAAGGCGACCAGCTGGCGTTGGCCGGCCGACAGTCGCCCGCCGCGTCTGCGCACATCGGTGTCGAAACCTTCCGGCAGCGCCGCGACGACCTCGGACAGGCCGACGGCACGGGCGGCCTCGTACACCTCGGCGTCGGTGGCTTCCGGCCTGCCGAGCCGGATGTTGTCGGCCACCGAGCCGGAGAACAGATACGACTCCTGGGTCACCATCACGACGTGCCGGCGCAGGTCGGCGTCGGTGAGGCGCCGCAGGTCGACGCCGTCCAGCGTCACCCGCCCACCGGTGGGGTCGTAGAAGCGGGTGAGCAGCTTGGCGAGCGTCGACTTGCCCGCGCCGGTCGGCCCCACCAGGGCCACCACCTGCCCGGCCGGGATGTCGAGGGTGAACTCCGGCAGCACCGGTCCGGTCCGCCGGGCCGGCGCCTCCTCGGCGCCCGCGTAGTCGAACCACACGTTCTCCAGCCGCATCGCGCCCGAAACCTTCTCCAGCCGCACCGGATCCGCGGGCTCGGGTACGGCGGGCCGCTCCTCGAGCACGCCGGAGATCTTCTCCAGCGCCGCCGCGGCCGACTGGTAGGAGTTGAACACCTGGGCCAATTCGTCGAGCGGACCGTAGAAGTTCTTCAGATACAGCAGGTAGGCCGCGAGCACACCGACCGCGAGGTCGCCGTGCACCACCCGCCACGCCCCGACCACGAGCACCACCACCGTGGTGAGGTTGCCCAGCAGCCGGGTCAGTCCCGCGTAATCGCCCATGCCGCGGGATGCGGCGACGTTGGCCGTGCGGTAGGCGTCGTCCTCGGCCGCCAACACGCTCGCGTTGCGCTGTTCGCGCCGGAACGCCTGCACCGCCCGCATGCCGCCCATCGCTTCCACGAAGTGCACCACCACGCGCGCGATGGCGCCGCGGGTGCGGCGGTAGCCCGCGCGCTGCCTGCGCTGCGCCCAGCGGGTGACCAGGAACAGCGGCACGAACCCGGCGAACACGACCGCGGCCAGCGGACGGTCGAGGTAGACCAGCAGCACCGCGATGGTGACCACCGACAGGATCGCGCCCAACGCCTCGTTGAGCGCGCCCTCGAGCAGCTCCTGCAGGGTCTCGATGTCGCCGGTGAGGCGGGTGACGACCTTGCCGGAGGTGTACTTCTCGTGGAACCCGACGTCGAGGCGCTGGGTGTGCGCGAACGCGCGCACCCGCAGGTCGTAGAGCACGTTCTGGCTGAGCCTGCCCGCCAGCCGCACGAAGCAGAAGGTGGTGACCCCGCCCAGCAGGGCGGCGCCCGCGTATCCGCCGACGGCGATGCTCAGCGGACCCCAGTCGCCCGCGCGGCCCGCGCCGATGCCGCGGTCGAGGGCGTAGGCGACGAACAGCGGGCCGGCCACGGTGACGGCGTTGTCCACCACGATGATCGCCAACGCCAGGGCGAGGGTGCCGCGATACGGGCGAACCAGGTCGGCGAGCAGCCGACGCGAGCGCCGGGCGAGCACGAGGTTTCCGGTCTCGGTGACCTCGGTGTCCTCGTTGGCGATGCCGCGCCAGTCGGCGGCCTCGTCCGGCTCGGTGTTCGGCCCGGTGGCGCGCTCGGTCACGGCGCTGTCGGTGCTCATGGTTCACCTCCCATCAGTTCGCGATAACGGCTGCTGGTGCGCAGCAACTGGTCGTGAGCGCCCTCGGCGCGGACGCGGCCGTCGTCGAGTAGGACGACACGGTCGGCCAGGGCCGCGGTCGACGGCCGGTGCGCGACGAGCAGGGTGGTGGCTCCGGCCAATGCGCCGCGCAGCCGCTGCTGGACCCGTTCCTCGGTCTGCACGTCCAGCGCCGAGAGCGGGTCGTCGAGCACCACGACGCGGGCGCGCCGCTGCTGCCCCGCCCTGGCCAGCACCGCCCGTGCCAGCGCGAGCCGCTGACGCTGGCCACCGGACAGGCTCAGCCCCTGCTCCCCGATCCGGGTGTCCAGCCCCCACGGCAGCGCGTCGACGAACTCGGTCGCCTGGGCGACCTCGAGGGCCGCTCGCACGTCGGCGTCGGTCGCGGCCGGATCGCCGAGCGCGACGTTCTCCCGCACGCTCGCCGAGAACAGCACGGGCTCTTCGAACGCCACGGTCACCAGCGAACGCAGATCCGCCAGCCGCAGCCGCCGGATGTCGATACCGTCGATGCGCACCGCACCGCCGGTCACGTCGTGCAGTCGCGGAATGAGCCCGAGCAGCGCGGTTTTGCCGCTGCCGGTGGCACCCACCAGCGCGACCGTCTCCCCGGGCCGCACCACCAGCGAGATGTCGCGCAGCACCGGCTCCCGCGCGTCCGGGAACGCGAAACGCACGTTCTCCAACCGTAATTCGCCGGTGACGCGTTCGGGCAGCGGCACCGGGTCGACCGTGTCGGTGATGTCGACGGGGGTGTCGATGATCTCCCAGAAGCGGTCGGCGGCGGTGCCCGCGTCGTTGAGTTCGGCGAGCAGGAAGCCGGTCCAGATGATCGGCCACTGCAGGAACGTGGCCAAGGTGACCGTGCCGACCACCGCGCCCAGCGATATCGTGCCCGACACCACCGAATACGCGCCGAACCCGAGCGCGAACACCAGGATCAGCTCCGACAGCGACACCATCGCCGACCACAGGGTCGCATCCAGACGCACCTTCGCCAACTCGGTCTCGCGCAGGGCGCGGGCCTGCGCGGCGAACTTCGCACCGAAGAACGGGCCGCGTCCGAATGCCTTGAGCACGCGGATGCCCTGCGCGGCCTCCTGAGCCGTGGTCGACAGGTCGCCGGCCTGATCCTGCGACCGCCGGGAGGCGACCGAGTAGCGTCGCTCGAAGCGCGCGCAGACCGCGGCGATCGGCACCGCGGCCACGGCGTAGACGAGGCCGATCTGCCAGCTCATCACCGCCAGCACCACCAGCCCGACCGGGATCACCACGGCGTGGATCACCAGAACGGGGCCGGCGAATCCGATGAAGCGGCGCAATCGCGCGAGGTCGTCGACCGCGCGGGAGAGCAGCTGCCCGGCTTCCCAGGCGTCGTGGCGGCCGATCGAGCGCGCCTGCAACGCGGCGAATATCTCGGCGCGCATGGTGGTTTCGAAGCGGGTCGCCGGTTCGGCCAGCAGCCAGCGCCGCCCCCAGATACCGACGGCCTCGATCACCCCGAGCACCAGCACCGCGCTCACCGGCACCAGCACACCGCCCAGGTCGCCCGCGGCGATCGGCCCGTCCACGATGCGGGCGACGACCAGCGGCGTCACCACGGCGGTCAACATCGCCAGCACCGACATCGCGGTGGCCGCGACGAAAGGCACGCGGTACGGCCGCAGGTAGGGCCGGAACCGTAGCAACGAGGTCAGCGCGCCGCGGGAACGCTCCCGCGGCCCGGGTCTGTCGACCTCCGCGGCCTCGGCATTCTCCTCCACCGTGATGGACACGGTGATCCCCCTTTCCGATGACTCTCAGCGCATTTCCCGGCGCTCCCCGCACCGGCGAACCTCAAGCCTGTCACCACCGCCCGCCCGAGCCAACCGATTTTCCACAGGGCGGGCCGCGGCGACCGCCCTGTGCACCACCGGCCACGACCCCGGCCGCCACCGTTTCGACGCCGTGCCGCCGGGTATCTGCGGATCGACCCCGGCCGCGCCCGACGCGCCGGGCCCGCACGGATGAGAAGGCATAATGGTTTTCGGCAACACTTCGGCGGCGTCCAGCACGGACCGCATCGCCCAGCACCCCACCTTCGAGCGATTCGCTCGCGCCGGCTTCGTCATGACCGGCATCGTCCACCTGATCGTCGCCTATCTCGCCCTGCGCGTGGCGTTCGGTGGTGGCGGCACGGCCGACCAGTCCGGCGCCATGGCGCAGATCGCCGCCGCCCCGGGCGGACGGGTCGTGCTGTGGATCGCGGTCGCGGCGTTCCTGCTGATGGCGCTGTGGCGGCTGGCCGAGGCGGTGTTCGGCAGCGCGTCCAAACCCGACCACGACAACCGTCGCAAGGAGGCGATGCGGCGCGGCAAGGCACTCGCGGTCGCCGTCGTCTACGCGGCGCTGGCGCTGACCGCCTTCACCTTCGCGCGCGGCGGCGGCAAGTCGAGCAGTGGCGAGAGCCAGAGCCTCACGGCGCGGTTGCTGGCGAACACCGCGGGCAAAGCGGTCCTGATCGCCGCCGGGCTGGTCGTGCTCGGGGTCGGCGCCTACTACGTCTACAAGGGCGTCACCGGAAAGTTCCTGAAGGATCTCGACACCGCGGGCCCCGCCATCCGCCGCCTCGGCACCGCGGGCCACATCGCCAAGGGCCTGGCCATCGGCGCGATCGGCGCCCTGCTGATCCTCGCGGTCGCCCAGTCGGACCCGAGCAGGTCGGCCGGGCTGGACGGCGCCCTCAAGACATTGCTCGCCCAGCCCTACGGCGTGGTGCTGCTGGTGCTCGCGGCGATCGGCATCGCCACCTACGGTCTGTTCAGCTTCGTGCAGGCCCGCCACGCCAAGATGTAAGCGGCCGAACGGGTTCGGACGCCGACATACCCGAGCCGCATGGTCTTCGGACGCCGGCCGGACGCTCCCTGGAGCGGACCGGCCGTCGGCTACTCTCGGGGCATCCGCCGTCCGAGGAGTCGCACCGTGTCCCAGTCGCCCGTTCGGAACCCCTACGGCACGCCGTCCACGTCCGGCCCTCGCCCCATCAGCCGGTTCCAGCAAGTCGTCAACGCGGTCGTGCGCACGCTGCTGCGCGCGCCCGTCCTCGGCCCGGTGGTCGGTCGTCGCCTGCTGATCCTGCATGTGGTAGGTCGCAAGACCGGCCGGGTGTTCGACATCCCGCTGGCCTACACCCGCCATGACGGTGCGCTGCTGATCGGGACCGCGGTGCGGCCGTGGGTGCGCAACCTCCGCCCGGGCACCCCGGTGCAGGTGTCGATGGGCGGGCCCCGCCGCACCGCCGAGGCCGAGGTGTTCACCGACGAGGCCGAGGTGATGCGGCTGTTCGAGATCATCGCGCGCGACAATCCGCGCAATGCCGAGTACAACGGCATCGGTTTCGCCTCGGACGGCTCCCCGAACAAGGCCGACATCTACCAGATTTGGCGGGCGGGCGGCGCGGTCATCCGCCTCACCCCGCGCTGACCGCCGGTCGGCGCCCTCGTGCGGTCAGTTGCCCAACGCGCGGAATCGGCGCACCGCCAGGGGCAGGAACACCGCGGTGATCAGCAGCGGCCAGAGCACCGCCGCCGCCACCGAGTGCGCCGAGATCCACGACGCGCCACTCCACCCGGGATTGCCACACAGCGCGCGGACCGCGGACGCGGTGGCGGACAAGGGATTCCAGTCGGCGATCGTGCCGAGCCAGCGCGGCATCGTCGCGGTGTCGACGAAGGCGTTGGACAGGAACAGCAGCGGCCAGACCAGCACCTGCACGACGGCCACCGATTCCGGCCCGGCGACGACGAGCCCCAGGTAGATGCCCACCCAGAGCAGGGCGAACCGCAACATGAGCAGCAATGCCA contains:
- a CDS encoding DUF1206 domain-containing protein; the encoded protein is MVFGNTSAASSTDRIAQHPTFERFARAGFVMTGIVHLIVAYLALRVAFGGGGTADQSGAMAQIAAAPGGRVVLWIAVAAFLLMALWRLAEAVFGSASKPDHDNRRKEAMRRGKALAVAVVYAALALTAFTFARGGGKSSSGESQSLTARLLANTAGKAVLIAAGLVVLGVGAYYVYKGVTGKFLKDLDTAGPAIRRLGTAGHIAKGLAIGAIGALLILAVAQSDPSRSAGLDGALKTLLAQPYGVVLLVLAAIGIATYGLFSFVQARHAKM
- a CDS encoding nitroreductase/quinone reductase family protein — protein: MSQSPVRNPYGTPSTSGPRPISRFQQVVNAVVRTLLRAPVLGPVVGRRLLILHVVGRKTGRVFDIPLAYTRHDGALLIGTAVRPWVRNLRPGTPVQVSMGGPRRTAEAEVFTDEAEVMRLFEIIARDNPRNAEYNGIGFASDGSPNKADIYQIWRAGGAVIRLTPR